The Candidatus Methylomirabilis lanthanidiphila genome contains a region encoding:
- a CDS encoding ribonuclease J, with protein MSDVQTVRIVPLGGLGEIGLNMMVVEAADDLLVIDAGLMFPDEEMFGIDHVIPDMNYLLAHREKIRAVLLTHGHEDHTGALPYLLREMKVPVYGTRLSLGLAAEKLKEANLLADADLKAVRPRDRLRFGPFEVEFLQVCHSIPDGVALAIGTPAGMIVHTGDFKFDQSPVDVQLTDYRRLAELGDGGVLALLSDSTNAGRDGFTPSEAVVGRAFDAIFREAQGRVIVACFASNIHRVQQIFDAAAALGKRVAVCGKSMMANTRIAAELGRLRIPDDALVSLDELERLPVGRRVIVTTGSQGEPLSAIARMAAAEHKQVQVSPGDTVVFSARVIPGNEKSIARTINGLYRQGARVITEETSQVHVSGHASREELKLMLNLIRPTFFVPIHGEYRHLRLHAQIAREVGVSEARTLVIEDGDILEFDGPDARIVGKAPVGRIFVDGKGIGDVGDAVIRDRQRLAQEGVVAVVLAVDRHCRKLVTEPQIVCSGFVHAQDSKALTDGLKTLVASVLESASEEDRADLRVIEQRIKTAVKRQLQKEIERRPMILSVIVEV; from the coding sequence GTGTCTGACGTTCAAACAGTCCGCATTGTTCCCTTGGGCGGCCTGGGGGAGATCGGATTGAATATGATGGTCGTCGAGGCGGCTGACGACCTCCTGGTGATCGATGCCGGGTTGATGTTCCCGGACGAGGAGATGTTCGGGATCGATCACGTGATCCCGGATATGAACTATCTGCTTGCGCATCGGGAGAAGATACGAGCCGTACTGCTCACGCACGGCCACGAGGATCATACCGGCGCGCTCCCCTATCTGCTGCGCGAGATGAAGGTGCCTGTCTATGGCACGCGCCTCTCGCTGGGGCTGGCGGCGGAAAAACTGAAGGAGGCGAATCTCCTGGCGGATGCCGACCTCAAGGCGGTTCGGCCCCGCGACCGCCTTCGGTTCGGTCCCTTTGAGGTTGAATTCCTCCAGGTCTGCCACAGCATTCCCGACGGCGTAGCGCTGGCGATCGGAACGCCCGCCGGCATGATCGTACACACCGGCGATTTCAAGTTCGACCAGAGCCCGGTGGATGTCCAACTGACCGATTACCGGCGGCTGGCCGAGCTCGGGGATGGCGGTGTGCTGGCATTGCTCTCGGACAGTACGAATGCGGGCCGGGACGGCTTCACGCCGTCAGAGGCCGTGGTGGGGCGCGCATTCGACGCGATCTTTCGAGAGGCGCAGGGACGGGTGATTGTGGCCTGTTTCGCCTCCAACATCCATCGCGTCCAACAGATCTTCGATGCGGCAGCCGCGCTGGGAAAGCGGGTCGCGGTGTGCGGGAAGAGCATGATGGCCAATACGCGGATCGCTGCGGAGTTGGGGCGGCTTCGGATACCCGATGACGCGCTTGTGAGCTTGGACGAGCTGGAGCGGCTGCCGGTTGGCCGGCGGGTGATTGTGACCACCGGGAGCCAGGGCGAGCCGCTGTCCGCTATCGCCAGAATGGCCGCCGCGGAACACAAACAGGTCCAGGTCTCGCCCGGCGATACGGTCGTCTTTTCGGCGCGCGTCATCCCTGGCAACGAAAAGTCGATCGCTCGAACGATCAACGGCCTGTACCGACAGGGCGCCCGCGTCATCACCGAGGAGACGTCCCAGGTGCATGTTTCTGGACATGCCAGCCGGGAAGAGCTGAAGCTGATGTTGAATCTGATCCGTCCCACCTTCTTTGTACCGATTCACGGAGAGTACCGCCACCTGCGCCTGCACGCTCAGATAGCGCGGGAGGTCGGGGTATCGGAAGCCCGGACCCTTGTGATCGAGGACGGCGATATCCTCGAGTTCGACGGCCCCGACGCTCGGATCGTCGGGAAGGCGCCTGTCGGTCGGATCTTTGTGGACGGGAAGGGGATCGGCGATGTTGGGGATGCTGTGATTCGCGACCGACAGCGATTGGCGCAGGAGGGGGTAGTCGCCGTGGTCCTGGCTGTCGATCGCCATTGCCGCAAACTGGTGACAGAGCCTCAGATCGTGTGTAGCGGGTTCGTCCACGCTCAGGACTCGAAGGCGCTTACCGACGGTCTCAAAACGCTGGTCGCCTCCGTCCTGGAAAGCGCGTCTGAAGAGGACCGGGCCGATCTGCGCGTCATAGAGCAACGGATCAAGACGGCGGTCAAGAGGCAGTTACAGAAAGAGATTGAACGGCGGCCGATGATCCTGTCGGTGATCGTAGAGGTCTAA